The Candidatus Dormiibacterota bacterium sequence ACGGGCAGCGCTCCAAACCTCAACCACGATCAACGCGCACGTTTCGGCTCCTCTTCTACAGGATCAGAACTACATGCGGGCCGGCGACGCGCTGCAATCCGTCGCGGGAGTGAACACGAGCACGAGTTCCGCCGTCGGCGACGACCTCACCGTCAGTATTCGCGGCTTCGATCCGACCGAGACCGCGACGCTCCTGAACGGCCACCCGATCGGTCCGATCGGCGCATTTGGAAACGGCTTCGACTACCAGGTCTCGCCGTTTTGGGGACTGAGCGGCGTCAACGTGATCTTCGGATCGGGCGCGACCGGCATCTACGGTGCGACGACCATCGCCGGCGCCGTCGACTTCAACACCATTACCCCGACGCTCGAACCCCACGCCGTCATCCAGCAAGGCGTCGGCAATAACGAGAAGCTCCTGACCGGTCTCGAATTCACCGGAACCCTCGGGAAACTCGGATACGCACTCGCGCACGGCGTCGAAGGTACCGACGGCATGTTTTCACCGCAAGTCATCGCGCAGACCGGCAATCGCGGAAACGATTTTACGGCCGCTACTCTCGCGAACAATACCTACTCGGTGGCGGGAACCTATGTGTTGCACAACGATCTGCTGGATCTGCAGTACACGTTCGATCCGCGCACGCGCATCTCGGTGACGGGCTACTCGGCAACCTCGTGGGACGATAAGTCGGGGAACGGCGACACAGACTTTCTGCCCGGTCAGACCGTCGCGTATCGCGCCCAGCAGGCACTCGACGGCAACAACAATCAATCGACGATAACGCTTCCGAATCAGACGACCGCTACGTGCACGGGTTCGATCGCCGTACTGAATGACTCGGCGGCGAGCTACGGCTGCCTTCCGGTTAGCCAATACGCAGCGGGAGCGTCGGGTCCGGCCGGCGGCGGTACCGGCCCGTGGCAGGCCATTCGCAATCAAGATTACGATGCGCGCCTCACGCAGGCGATCGGGCGCACGCAATTCACCGTCGACGGCTTTGCCGATAGCTATGGCCTGGACTACAATCGCGCCGCGCAAGACAGCTCCTATAACAGCAACTACTACCGCACGCGCGGAGCGCTCGTCGGCGACGAATT is a genomic window containing:
- a CDS encoding TonB-dependent receptor, whose translation is MFPPRRIAALAALVATALLTLSPGVVRSAEGTLVSGRILDIDGGFPVVAAKVTLDRGNEAVATAVTSAAGDFRFTSIAPGDYSVLINARGYELTRAPGIVISSGQRSVSFETAIQRSHGNPRTIATVVAQRAALQTSTTINAHVSAPLLQDQNYMRAGDALQSVAGVNTSTSSAVGDDLTVSIRGFDPTETATLLNGHPIGPIGAFGNGFDYQVSPFWGLSGVNVIFGSGATGIYGATTIAGAVDFNTITPTLEPHAVIQQGVGNNEKLLTGLEFTGTLGKLGYALAHGVEGTDGMFSPQVIAQTGNRGNDFTAATLANNTYSVAGTYVLHNDLLDLQYTFDPRTRISVTGYSATSWDDKSGNGDTDFLPGQTVAYRAQQALDGNNNQSTITLPNQTTATCTGSIAVLNDSAASYGCLPVSQYAAGASGPAGGGTGPWQAIRNQDYDARLTQAIGRTQFTVDGFADSYGLDYNRAAQDSSYNSNYYRTRGALVGDEFTLGSHDLSLGYYYQHQLHTGVAYPIFDQFGNLIPTAGPAATGAYTLTSSSYYLRDVYTPNQRLSLLGNFWFQRSKNTATTNFDPRLTVVFRPDNRDVVRLTGGRSYSEPDPSL